In Halomarina salina, one DNA window encodes the following:
- a CDS encoding tyrosine-type recombinase/integrase, with the protein MSSDLVPLSPEEAEEMWLNRLQSERSEETLDSYRYRIDQFVYWCEDEGTDNLNHLTGRDIYQFDAARRAEDLAISTLNNQLGTLRQYLEFCVDVDAVPPTLPAKVEVPRLANSAAVNEDKITSERAENILTHLDRYEYASRDHVIFALMWHTTARLGAIHALDVEDCYLDAEDLKRLGHADDITEEDIERAELPFIYIRHRPESETELKNKNEGERPVMLSPDVGDLLRDYIKVSRIEATDDYGRNPLLSTKRGGRRMSKSAIRSRCNILTQPCRFGIECPHGRDVDTCEAREHGYESRCPSARSPHPIRTGAITHHIDCGWPPSVLAERVNATPDVIRNHYDHPEPLKRMESRRKHLGKLNQDSTNSGSDSE; encoded by the coding sequence ATGAGTAGCGATCTCGTACCCCTTTCGCCGGAAGAAGCAGAGGAGATGTGGCTCAATCGTCTGCAGTCCGAGCGTTCTGAGGAAACGCTCGATAGCTATCGATATCGGATTGATCAGTTTGTCTACTGGTGCGAGGATGAGGGAACAGACAATCTGAACCATCTCACGGGCCGAGATATATATCAATTCGACGCCGCACGTCGAGCTGAGGACCTCGCTATAAGTACGCTGAACAACCAACTGGGTACGCTTCGACAGTACCTCGAGTTTTGTGTCGACGTAGATGCTGTCCCGCCAACGCTTCCCGCGAAGGTCGAGGTTCCAAGGCTCGCAAACTCAGCTGCAGTAAATGAAGATAAGATCACGTCTGAGCGAGCAGAGAATATCCTCACCCATCTAGACCGGTATGAATACGCATCGCGCGACCACGTGATCTTCGCGCTGATGTGGCACACGACGGCTCGACTTGGTGCAATTCACGCATTAGACGTCGAAGACTGTTACCTCGATGCAGAGGACCTCAAGCGTCTCGGCCATGCTGATGACATCACCGAGGAGGACATAGAGCGAGCAGAGCTCCCCTTTATCTACATTCGTCATCGGCCAGAGTCGGAAACAGAACTGAAGAATAAAAATGAGGGCGAGCGCCCCGTGATGTTAAGCCCCGATGTAGGTGATCTACTCCGAGACTACATCAAAGTCTCGCGAATTGAAGCTACAGACGACTACGGACGAAATCCGCTTCTCTCGACAAAGCGAGGAGGGAGAAGGATGTCCAAAAGTGCGATTCGATCGCGATGCAACATCCTCACTCAACCTTGCCGGTTTGGAATTGAGTGTCCACACGGCCGAGACGTGGATACCTGCGAGGCTCGGGAGCATGGGTATGAAAGTCGCTGTCCATCAGCTCGCTCCCCACATCCGATTCGTACCGGAGCAATCACTCACCATATCGACTGTGGGTGGCCACCGTCCGTACTAGCTGAACGCGTGAACGCAACGCCGGATGTCATTCGAAATCACTACGACCACCCTGAACCGCTGAAGCGAATGGAATCGCGTAGAAAGCATCTCGGTAAGCTGAACCAGGACAGCACCAATTCTGGGAGCGATAGCGAATAA
- a CDS encoding DUF488 domain-containing protein, giving the protein MNTSGRVRDTYVAALQHGLVDLPAETTLVGVVRRPTGWFRSTVDENQPSLGPPADLLDATKRRHDALKRRGMCDEGAHNAAWEEVEFEARYRDHLASTPDARDAVEGLVDRVRSGEDLALVCFENTDKKRCHRTVLRDHVEARLDG; this is encoded by the coding sequence ATGAACACCTCCGGGCGAGTGCGGGACACGTACGTCGCGGCGCTCCAGCACGGGCTGGTCGACCTGCCGGCGGAGACGACGCTCGTCGGCGTCGTCCGGCGACCCACGGGCTGGTTCCGGTCGACGGTCGACGAGAACCAGCCGTCGCTCGGACCGCCCGCGGACCTCCTCGACGCGACCAAGCGTCGCCACGACGCGCTGAAGCGGCGGGGGATGTGCGACGAGGGCGCGCACAACGCCGCCTGGGAGGAGGTCGAGTTCGAAGCGCGGTACCGCGACCACCTCGCGTCTACCCCGGACGCCCGGGACGCAGTCGAGGGGCTCGTGGACAGGGTCCGGTCCGGGGAGGACCTCGCGCTGGTCTGTTTCGAGAATACGGACAAGAAACGCTGTCATCGGACGGTGCTTCGAGACCATGTCGAAGCCCGTCTCGACGGGTAG
- a CDS encoding DUF4396 domain-containing protein has protein sequence MLQSDGGLAGLAKQVEHAFEPAREVLVPILSNPTIVGVWALVVLACVGVLWWDLRSNNEPLGSMMKAVWTLVVLYSGPFGLAVYWYTGRTQIAHDSLWRRGFRSTAHCYSGCGAGEVVGITIAQGILALTVGWVAAITFGFAYLFGYALTIGPLMQDGVGFKEATWDALLSETPSITVMEIFAIGTDLLLAADAHMGEILFWSALVFSLSIGFLVAWPVNVLLVEFGVKEGMSDPSEMREGTAAGD, from the coding sequence ATGCTCCAGTCGGATGGGGGGCTCGCAGGCCTCGCGAAACAGGTCGAACACGCGTTCGAACCGGCTCGAGAGGTGCTCGTCCCGATCCTCTCGAACCCCACCATCGTCGGTGTGTGGGCGCTCGTCGTCCTCGCCTGCGTCGGCGTGCTCTGGTGGGACCTCCGGTCGAACAACGAACCGCTCGGGTCGATGATGAAGGCGGTCTGGACGCTCGTCGTCCTGTACTCCGGCCCGTTCGGGCTCGCCGTCTACTGGTACACCGGTCGAACGCAGATCGCGCACGACTCGCTGTGGCGACGGGGCTTCCGTTCGACCGCGCACTGTTACTCGGGGTGTGGTGCCGGCGAGGTCGTCGGTATCACGATCGCTCAGGGAATCCTCGCACTCACTGTCGGGTGGGTCGCGGCGATCACGTTCGGCTTCGCGTACCTCTTCGGCTACGCCCTGACCATCGGCCCGTTGATGCAGGACGGCGTCGGGTTCAAAGAGGCGACCTGGGACGCGCTGCTGAGCGAGACCCCCTCCATCACCGTCATGGAGATCTTCGCCATCGGGACCGACCTGCTCCTGGCCGCCGACGCGCACATGGGCGAGATACTGTTCTGGTCGGCGCTGGTGTTCTCGCTGTCCATCGGCTTCCTCGTCGCGTGGCCGGTCAACGTCCTGCTCGTGGAATTCGGCGTCAAGGAGGGGATGAGCGACCCCTCGGAGATGCGCGAGGGGACCGCTGCGGGGGACTGA
- a CDS encoding four-helix bundle copper-binding protein, whose product MALQQIDHLSEEQRECIDNCNEAAQVCEWCADECAGHGEEMAECVRLCRDVADIASLHARFMARDSDYSGDLGELCAEACEACADECEQHDHDHCQACVDVLRECAETCRSMA is encoded by the coding sequence ATGGCGCTACAACAGATCGACCACCTGAGCGAGGAGCAACGCGAGTGTATCGACAACTGCAACGAGGCCGCACAGGTCTGCGAGTGGTGTGCCGACGAGTGCGCCGGCCACGGCGAGGAGATGGCCGAGTGCGTCCGCCTCTGTCGTGACGTCGCCGACATCGCCAGCCTGCACGCGCGGTTCATGGCGCGGGACTCCGACTACAGCGGCGACCTCGGAGAGCTCTGCGCGGAGGCCTGCGAGGCGTGCGCCGACGAGTGCGAACAGCACGACCACGACCACTGTCAGGCGTGCGTCGACGTGCTCCGCGAGTGCGCGGAGACCTGCCGCTCGATGGCCTGA
- a CDS encoding AI-2E family transporter, whose product MNSVSERLLPRSRARIGYWLLALLALVVLVGAVYLFVGTLVTGLFLYYAVRPINRRIRSRIDGDGLAAMLTLVLVVLPLLALVGYVAFVAVQNVNSVFAQYNVQSLIQPYVDVEQIRNLSELANEPRALLEQLRQSGFQGVVSMILGVVGILANAVVHVFLMTAVVFYLLRDDRKFAGWYRSAVGTGSPAHVIGQHMDRDISSVYFSNVLFMTSIAVFSAAFYSAFNVVAPSSVQIPLPIVLGVLTGVASIVPLVVGKIVYVPIAVFLFGAAFQSPAEVLLYPIGFTVFAFLFLDFIPLTFLLPLLAGRSLHSGLMIFAYVGGTLVFGWYGLFLGPLILVVGLRIAQDIVPALLRGDAVTPGPSNEPAPETDTDADGESPADDGPPAESRGEGTRSDGGERDSRVSEEEGSDSRVSDGGQHDE is encoded by the coding sequence ATGAACTCGGTCAGCGAGCGGTTACTGCCACGCAGCAGAGCCCGCATCGGGTACTGGCTCCTGGCGCTCCTGGCGCTCGTCGTCCTCGTGGGGGCGGTCTACCTGTTCGTCGGGACGCTCGTCACGGGGCTGTTCCTCTACTACGCGGTCCGACCGATCAACCGACGCATCCGGAGCCGCATCGACGGCGACGGGCTGGCGGCGATGCTCACGCTCGTCCTCGTCGTCCTGCCACTGCTCGCGCTCGTCGGGTACGTCGCCTTCGTCGCGGTGCAGAACGTCAACAGCGTGTTCGCGCAGTACAACGTCCAGAGCCTCATCCAGCCGTACGTCGACGTCGAGCAGATCCGGAACCTCTCCGAACTCGCCAACGAGCCCCGTGCGCTCCTCGAACAGCTCCGGCAGTCGGGGTTCCAGGGCGTCGTGTCGATGATTCTCGGCGTCGTCGGCATCCTCGCGAACGCCGTCGTCCACGTGTTCCTCATGACCGCCGTCGTCTTCTACCTCCTCCGGGACGACCGCAAGTTCGCGGGGTGGTACCGCTCGGCCGTCGGCACGGGGTCGCCCGCCCACGTCATCGGCCAGCACATGGACCGCGACATCTCCAGCGTCTACTTCTCGAACGTGCTGTTCATGACCTCCATCGCCGTCTTCTCCGCCGCCTTCTACTCGGCGTTCAACGTCGTCGCACCGTCGTCGGTGCAGATTCCCCTCCCCATCGTCCTCGGCGTGCTCACCGGCGTCGCCAGCATCGTCCCGCTGGTCGTGGGCAAGATCGTCTACGTCCCCATCGCGGTGTTCCTGTTCGGTGCGGCGTTCCAGAGTCCCGCGGAGGTGCTGCTCTACCCAATCGGGTTCACCGTCTTCGCGTTCCTGTTCCTCGACTTCATCCCGCTCACCTTCCTCCTGCCGTTGCTGGCGGGCCGGTCGCTCCACAGCGGGCTGATGATATTCGCGTACGTCGGCGGGACGCTCGTGTTCGGCTGGTACGGCCTGTTCCTCGGCCCCCTCATCCTCGTCGTCGGCCTCCGCATCGCACAGGACATCGTCCCGGCGCTCCTCCGGGGGGACGCGGTGACGCCCGGCCCCTCCAACGAACCGGCACCCGAGACGGACACGGACGCCGACGGCGAGTCACCCGCCGACGACGGCCCTCCGGCGGAGTCGCGTGGCGAGGGGACCCGGAGCGACGGCGGCGAGAGGGATAGCAGGGTGAGCGAGGAAGAGGGGAGCGATAGTCGAGTGAGTGACGGCGGACAGCACGACGAGTGA
- a CDS encoding DUF7546 family protein — translation MSQFERRPALPVGLWWLGPVLVAEALLLVGYFGLTGARPTELRYVLYPFVWINLGLVAVAETHPRPATRRVRLFAAVVAVAYFLVLAWLAGLLAVDTAPATHSHAHVHGWQVTFSAPGWGPRIGYATQVGHAYFVPYRVVGYAALAYLVFARTLDASAAVLSGVVGLAACLSCGFPLVASLAAGALGPTTAGVATSSLSFDLSTLAFVLAVALLYWSPRLPWPGGGRR, via the coding sequence GTGTCGCAGTTTGAGCGACGCCCAGCCCTCCCGGTCGGCCTGTGGTGGCTCGGTCCCGTCCTCGTCGCCGAGGCGCTCCTCCTCGTGGGCTACTTCGGGCTGACGGGCGCTCGGCCCACCGAACTCCGGTACGTCCTCTACCCGTTCGTCTGGATAAACCTCGGTCTCGTCGCCGTCGCCGAGACCCATCCCCGACCCGCGACTCGCCGCGTTCGCCTGTTCGCTGCCGTCGTCGCCGTCGCGTACTTCCTCGTCCTGGCGTGGCTCGCGGGACTCCTCGCCGTCGACACCGCACCGGCGACCCACTCCCACGCGCACGTCCACGGCTGGCAGGTGACGTTCTCCGCGCCGGGGTGGGGTCCGCGTATCGGCTACGCGACGCAGGTGGGCCACGCCTACTTCGTCCCGTACCGGGTCGTCGGCTACGCAGCGCTCGCGTACCTCGTGTTCGCCCGGACGCTCGACGCTAGCGCCGCCGTCCTCTCGGGCGTCGTCGGCCTCGCCGCCTGCCTCTCCTGTGGCTTCCCCCTCGTCGCCTCGCTGGCGGCGGGTGCCCTCGGTCCGACCACCGCCGGAGTGGCGACGTCCTCGCTCTCGTTCGACCTCTCGACGCTCGCGTTCGTCCTCGCCGTCGCACTGCTGTACTGGTCGCCACGGCTCCCGTGGCCGGGCGGTGGGAGGCGATGA
- a CDS encoding DUF7410 domain-containing protein codes for MTTDPRDDRPHDQSDAPYPSDSTDSTDTTTTPPGPAASLASLPTEVPADADPVRCQYCDQPFPTDRLHALHLGECHADLLTPEETAAYEENEDAEVDDLFVYHLKVVALLVVVVMGLSYVYAFALA; via the coding sequence ATGACCACCGACCCACGTGACGACCGACCCCACGACCAATCCGACGCACCGTACCCATCGGACTCGACGGACTCGACCGACACCACCACGACGCCCCCCGGCCCGGCCGCGAGTCTCGCGTCCCTCCCGACGGAGGTCCCCGCCGACGCGGACCCAGTGCGCTGTCAGTACTGCGACCAGCCGTTCCCGACCGACCGCCTCCACGCGCTCCACCTCGGCGAGTGTCACGCCGACCTGCTGACGCCCGAGGAGACGGCGGCGTACGAGGAGAACGAGGACGCGGAGGTCGACGACCTGTTCGTCTACCACCTCAAGGTCGTCGCACTGCTCGTCGTCGTCGTGATGGGACTCAGCTACGTCTACGCGTTCGCGCTGGCGTGA
- a CDS encoding MFS transporter: MSRFASLFGDDADVVGERAFLLLLLVNLSPPLGTSLVSPLLDSLTGQYGVSEATIGLLITAFTAPSIVLIPVAGALSDRYGRKPVLLAGLLLFGVGGTGLAFTTEFRAVLALRLLQGVGFAGLTPVIVTSIGDLYAGGEEATAQGFRFAASGLTLMVFPLLAGALVTVAWNLPFLFYAMPFPVAVLVWRYFEEPSDATERADATDHGVRDLLALVGQPRVAAVLVGRSVPNLLYIAFLTYNSFVVVTAIGGSPGQAGVLVAVTSVAHATAATQAGRITALFDSRYWPLVGATAAMGVGLGVIGWAPSLAVALAGGVCIGLGFGVSLSLYRSVITGYTTTFRGGLVSAGASLGRVTATVTPLAMGAAVAVLSDAMGFVTAVRWTVVGTAAVGGALGVCCLAVARLSPQVRSESRTPATGD; the protein is encoded by the coding sequence GTGTCGCGCTTCGCGTCGCTGTTCGGCGACGACGCCGACGTGGTCGGCGAGCGAGCGTTCCTGTTGCTCCTCCTGGTGAACCTCAGCCCGCCGCTGGGGACGTCGCTGGTCTCGCCGCTGCTCGACAGCCTGACCGGCCAGTACGGCGTGAGCGAGGCGACCATCGGGCTCCTCATCACGGCGTTCACCGCGCCGAGCATCGTCCTCATCCCGGTCGCGGGAGCGCTCTCGGACCGCTACGGTCGCAAGCCGGTCCTGCTGGCGGGACTGCTACTGTTCGGCGTCGGCGGCACCGGACTGGCGTTCACGACGGAGTTCCGGGCGGTCCTCGCGCTCAGACTGCTCCAGGGCGTCGGCTTCGCGGGACTGACGCCCGTCATCGTCACGAGCATCGGAGACCTCTACGCGGGCGGCGAGGAGGCGACGGCGCAGGGGTTCCGGTTCGCCGCGTCCGGGCTGACGCTGATGGTGTTCCCGCTGCTCGCGGGCGCCCTCGTCACCGTCGCGTGGAACCTCCCGTTCCTGTTCTACGCGATGCCGTTCCCCGTCGCCGTGCTCGTCTGGCGGTACTTCGAGGAGCCGTCGGACGCGACGGAGCGTGCGGACGCCACCGACCACGGCGTCCGCGACCTGCTGGCGCTCGTCGGTCAGCCACGGGTCGCCGCGGTGCTGGTCGGTCGGAGCGTCCCGAACCTCCTCTACATCGCGTTCCTGACGTACAACTCGTTCGTCGTCGTCACCGCCATCGGCGGGTCGCCCGGCCAGGCGGGCGTCCTCGTGGCGGTGACGAGCGTCGCACACGCCACCGCCGCGACGCAGGCGGGCCGTATCACCGCCCTGTTCGACTCGCGGTACTGGCCGCTCGTCGGCGCGACCGCCGCGATGGGCGTCGGACTGGGTGTCATCGGCTGGGCACCCTCGCTCGCCGTCGCCCTCGCCGGCGGCGTCTGCATCGGTCTCGGTTTCGGCGTCTCCCTCTCGCTGTACCGGAGCGTCATCACCGGCTACACGACGACGTTCCGGGGCGGTCTGGTGAGCGCTGGCGCGTCGCTCGGTCGCGTGACGGCGACGGTGACCCCGCTGGCGATGGGCGCTGCCGTCGCGGTACTGAGCGACGCGATGGGGTTCGTCACCGCCGTCCGGTGGACCGTCGTCGGAACCGCCGCCGTCGGCGGCGCGCTCGGCGTCTGCTGTCTGGCCGTCGCGCGGCTGTCGCCGCAGGTCCGGTCGGAGTCGAGGACGCCCGCTACCGGGGACTGA
- a CDS encoding cytochrome C oxidase subunit IV family protein, with translation MNTKLYAGIYVVLFVFATAQVAVEFAGLTYWTAFGVIMALSAVKAVLVAAYFQHLRYEPRAVTYVVTIGLVAALALTLAASYSIT, from the coding sequence ATGAACACGAAACTCTACGCCGGCATCTACGTCGTCCTGTTCGTCTTCGCGACGGCACAGGTCGCCGTCGAGTTCGCGGGACTGACCTACTGGACGGCGTTCGGCGTCATCATGGCGCTCTCGGCGGTGAAGGCGGTGCTCGTCGCCGCGTACTTCCAGCACCTGCGGTACGAACCGCGCGCCGTCACCTACGTCGTGACCATCGGCCTCGTCGCCGCACTCGCGCTGACGCTCGCCGCGTCGTACTCCATCACCTGA
- a CDS encoding cbb3-type cytochrome c oxidase subunit I, whose amino-acid sequence MSDDTTSRETDGGHETDGGRETDGGRETDGGHATADLPVADRTTSDPSHEHGLPPLSSIRRWFVTTNHKDVGILYLVTSLFFLVFGGVLALLIRLQLLQPGGTILSDAAYNQAVSSHGLLMVFWFLSPLAFGFANYVVPLQIGAKDLAFPRLNALSYWLYLFSGALFGVSFFQGGTFSGGWTMYAPLNVPIYMPNIGATTVVLALLMFTASVTVGGVNFLTTIHRMRAPGLTLRRMPLFTWTILLTVWMMLFAFAALLAALLILSSDRILGTVYFSATDSGGSLLWAHLFWFFGHPEVYIVFFPALGAMAEIFQTFSGRRIVGRKWFIAAMVLVALQSFLVWMHHMFLTAINLPVKTLFMATTIGISLPFDLMVFALIYTTIKGRIRFKTPFLFAFGALALFILGGITGVFLGAVVLDFEFRGTYWVVAHFHYVMVGGVTALVGAIYYWYPKMTGRMYDEFLGQVHFALFFVGFNLLYFPMFIAWETPRRVFDYPVGFTPWHQLATVGAFLLGGSFLVMFYNLYSSLATGEEAAGDPWRYVSTAEWAVPSPPPLENFPGRPSYDGGSLEFLEEAGPRPSGVAAADGGPGTATRSDGGVAAHGHAIEGHADDHAESHASIWPFGIALAGFFVLLGLSGINSGGTTYAGLAVAGGLLGGYTLVGMARETFHGPSGPFGESWPFAKVENTKLGMWFFLASDVVLFGALIGSYVFIRVAFGWADWHIVPHNPIPGLMNTYILLTSSFAVVMAMVAAQKGSRNGLVASLLVTLLLGLGFLGNKGIEWYELYHEGEWLSTSVETSTYFLTTGLHAAHVIVGLFIVLYMLVRAWNGAYLDDDRPVEYFGLYWHFVDIVWLFLFPLFYIL is encoded by the coding sequence ATGAGCGACGACACCACATCGAGGGAGACGGACGGCGGCCACGAGACGGACGGTGGCCGCGAGACGGACGGTGGCCGCGAGACGGACGGTGGCCACGCCACGGCCGACCTGCCGGTGGCCGACCGGACGACGAGCGACCCGAGCCACGAACACGGCCTGCCGCCACTGTCGTCCATCCGCCGCTGGTTCGTCACGACGAACCACAAGGACGTCGGCATCCTCTACCTCGTCACGTCGCTGTTCTTCCTCGTCTTCGGCGGGGTGCTGGCCCTGCTCATCCGACTCCAGTTGCTCCAGCCGGGCGGCACCATCCTCTCGGACGCCGCGTACAACCAGGCCGTCTCCTCGCACGGCCTGCTGATGGTGTTCTGGTTCCTCTCGCCGCTGGCGTTCGGGTTCGCCAACTACGTCGTGCCGCTCCAGATCGGGGCGAAGGACCTCGCGTTCCCGCGGCTGAACGCGCTGTCGTACTGGCTCTACCTCTTCTCGGGCGCGCTGTTCGGCGTCTCGTTCTTCCAGGGCGGCACCTTCTCGGGCGGCTGGACGATGTACGCGCCGCTCAACGTCCCCATCTACATGCCGAACATCGGCGCGACGACGGTGGTGCTCGCGCTGTTGATGTTCACCGCCTCTGTCACGGTCGGCGGCGTCAACTTCCTGACGACCATCCACCGGATGCGCGCGCCCGGCCTCACCCTCCGGCGGATGCCGCTGTTCACCTGGACCATCCTGCTGACCGTGTGGATGATGCTGTTCGCCTTCGCCGCGTTGCTGGCGGCGCTCCTCATCCTCTCGTCGGACCGCATCCTCGGGACGGTCTACTTCTCGGCGACGGACTCCGGCGGGTCGCTGCTCTGGGCGCACCTGTTCTGGTTCTTCGGGCACCCGGAGGTGTACATCGTCTTCTTCCCGGCGCTGGGGGCGATGGCCGAGATATTCCAGACGTTCTCCGGGCGGCGCATCGTCGGCCGGAAGTGGTTCATCGCGGCGATGGTGCTCGTGGCGCTCCAGTCGTTCCTCGTCTGGATGCACCACATGTTCCTGACGGCCATCAACCTGCCAGTGAAGACGCTGTTCATGGCGACCACCATCGGCATCTCGCTGCCGTTCGACCTGATGGTGTTCGCGCTCATCTACACCACCATCAAGGGGCGTATCCGGTTCAAGACGCCCTTCCTGTTCGCCTTCGGCGCGCTCGCGCTGTTCATCCTCGGGGGCATCACCGGCGTCTTCCTCGGCGCGGTGGTGCTCGACTTCGAGTTCCGCGGGACGTACTGGGTCGTCGCGCACTTCCACTACGTGATGGTCGGGGGCGTCACCGCCCTCGTCGGGGCCATCTACTACTGGTACCCGAAGATGACCGGGAGGATGTACGACGAGTTCCTCGGACAGGTCCACTTCGCGCTGTTCTTCGTCGGGTTCAATCTGCTCTACTTCCCGATGTTCATCGCCTGGGAGACGCCGCGCCGGGTGTTCGACTACCCGGTCGGGTTCACCCCGTGGCACCAGCTGGCGACCGTCGGCGCGTTCCTGCTCGGCGGGTCGTTCCTCGTCATGTTCTACAACCTCTACTCCAGCCTCGCCACCGGCGAGGAGGCGGCGGGCGACCCCTGGCGCTACGTCTCGACGGCGGAGTGGGCCGTTCCCTCGCCGCCGCCGCTGGAGAACTTTCCCGGCCGGCCCAGCTACGACGGCGGGAGCCTCGAGTTCCTCGAAGAGGCGGGACCGCGACCCTCCGGCGTCGCCGCCGCGGACGGCGGTCCCGGCACCGCCACCCGCTCGGACGGCGGCGTCGCCGCACACGGTCACGCCATCGAGGGCCACGCGGACGACCACGCGGAGAGCCACGCGAGCATCTGGCCGTTCGGTATCGCCCTCGCGGGGTTCTTCGTGCTGCTCGGCCTCTCGGGCATCAACTCGGGCGGGACGACCTACGCCGGACTCGCGGTCGCTGGCGGGTTACTGGGCGGGTACACCCTCGTCGGGATGGCCCGCGAGACGTTCCACGGTCCCTCGGGACCGTTCGGCGAGTCCTGGCCGTTCGCGAAGGTCGAGAACACGAAGCTCGGGATGTGGTTCTTCCTCGCCTCGGACGTGGTGCTGTTCGGGGCGCTCATCGGATCGTACGTGTTCATCCGCGTCGCGTTCGGCTGGGCGGACTGGCACATAGTCCCCCACAACCCCATCCCGGGGCTGATGAACACGTACATCCTGCTGACGAGTTCGTTCGCCGTGGTGATGGCGATGGTCGCCGCCCAGAAGGGGAGTCGAAACGGTCTCGTCGCCAGCCTGCTCGTGACGCTGCTGCTCGGCCTCGGCTTCCTCGGCAACAAGGGTATCGAGTGGTACGAACTGTACCACGAGGGCGAGTGGCTCTCGACGAGCGTCGAGACGTCGACGTACTTCCTGACGACGGGCCTCCACGCAGCACACGTCATCGTCGGCCTGTTCATCGTGCTCTACATGCTCGTCCGGGCGTGGAACGGCGCGTACCTCGACGACGACCGACCGGTGGAGTACTTCGGCCTCTACTGGCACTTCGTCGACATCGTCTGGCTGTTCCTGTTCCCGCTGTTCTACATCCTGTGA
- the coxB gene encoding cytochrome c oxidase subunit II — protein sequence MTAGDVVPMLVQVDDLIPKGTRMNVFESIYWVFIVLGTLVGVVVIGYMAYNAYRYRASGDHAAEGDDDRPMLGELPAGGGKGRKLFLSFGLSAVVVISLIAWTYGTLLYVESPASASPVEDDIEVQVVGRQFSWEFVYPNGASSFDLVVPADTRVTLVVTSDDVFHNFGIPALRAKTDAIPGQTTRTWFIADQPGEYQAHCYELCGAGHSEMNAKVVVMEPSAYEKWYANTSGGNASGNGTESNASANASGTGGGNGSGGGGGGTPTEGTATALLAGIATRTTSEELRS from the coding sequence ATGACTGCAGGTGACGTCGTTCCGATGCTGGTGCAGGTCGACGACCTCATCCCGAAGGGGACGCGGATGAACGTCTTCGAGAGTATCTACTGGGTGTTCATCGTCCTCGGGACGCTCGTCGGCGTCGTCGTCATCGGGTACATGGCGTACAACGCCTACCGCTACCGGGCGAGTGGCGACCACGCCGCCGAGGGGGACGACGACCGCCCGATGCTCGGCGAGCTGCCGGCGGGCGGCGGGAAGGGACGGAAGCTGTTCCTCTCGTTCGGGTTGAGCGCCGTCGTCGTCATCTCGCTCATCGCCTGGACCTACGGGACGCTGCTGTACGTCGAGAGTCCGGCGAGCGCGTCGCCAGTCGAGGACGATATCGAGGTACAGGTCGTCGGCCGACAGTTCTCGTGGGAGTTCGTCTACCCGAACGGGGCGTCGAGTTTCGACCTCGTCGTCCCGGCCGACACCCGCGTCACCCTGGTCGTCACCTCCGACGACGTGTTCCACAACTTCGGGATACCCGCCTTACGGGCGAAGACCGACGCGATACCGGGACAGACCACCCGGACGTGGTTCATCGCCGACCAGCCGGGCGAGTACCAGGCGCACTGCTACGAGCTCTGCGGGGCGGGCCACTCCGAGATGAACGCGAAGGTGGTCGTGATGGAGCCGTCGGCGTACGAGAAGTGGTACGCGAACACCAGCGGCGGCAACGCGAGCGGAAACGGTACCGAGAGTAACGCCAGTGCGAACGCCAGCGGAACCGGTGGTGGAAACGGTAGTGGCGGGGGTGGCGGCGGAACGCCGACCGAGGGCACCGCCACCGCACTCCTCGCCGGCATCGCGACCAGAACGACGAGCGAGGAACTCAGGTCATGA
- a CDS encoding DUF6789 family protein: MPDPTSEFDDPTLAEQVEEYDRLFGIVGDGVIGAAGGLAGTALMTGVLFVAAQVGAFSFESFASLADPLGLGDAAQPVLVGYLIFLANGMVPWPLLFAALMEYLPGERPPVSGMFFGGALWTGFVLGFYTGYTGLTLALYLGFTFVAHLVYGLGLGLVFEYLATRPDSLV; this comes from the coding sequence ATGCCAGACCCGACGTCCGAGTTCGACGACCCGACGCTCGCAGAACAGGTCGAGGAGTACGACCGGCTGTTCGGTATCGTCGGCGACGGCGTCATCGGGGCGGCCGGTGGGCTGGCCGGGACGGCGTTGATGACGGGCGTACTGTTCGTCGCGGCCCAGGTCGGTGCGTTCTCCTTCGAGTCGTTCGCCTCGCTGGCGGACCCGCTCGGCCTCGGCGACGCCGCACAGCCCGTGCTCGTCGGCTACCTCATCTTCCTCGCCAACGGGATGGTGCCGTGGCCGCTCCTGTTCGCGGCGCTGATGGAGTACCTCCCCGGCGAACGGCCGCCGGTGAGCGGGATGTTCTTCGGTGGGGCGCTGTGGACCGGGTTCGTCCTCGGGTTCTACACCGGCTACACTGGGCTGACGCTCGCACTCTACCTCGGATTCACGTTCGTCGCCCACCTCGTCTACGGGCTCGGACTGGGGCTCGTCTTCGAGTACCTCGCGACCAGGCCCGACTCGCTGGTCTGA